The following proteins are encoded in a genomic region of Actinomadura sp. NAK00032:
- a CDS encoding oxygenase MpaB family protein: MTAAGIFQDGDLIRVISREGALIAAGGAASLLQTAHPKVAQGVYDHSYTADDPARRLRNTMGWLYVVQFGTREEAETLSALVTKGHESITGPGYEANDPELQVWVASTLFAVATQFYQALFRRTFTEAELEEFYGQTKVYATILGCPEGRMPETYRDFRAYYADMLHTLEISDASRAVAEQVLHPKLPGGPLNAPGLMMIRLLTAGLMPAPIREQYGWTWSRARQARFRLLLAVLSAVYPRLPQRIRTLPREYYLHSTRRMLAKVKRRPAISVRG; encoded by the coding sequence ATGACTGCTGCGGGAATCTTCCAGGACGGCGACCTCATCCGCGTCATCTCGCGGGAGGGCGCGCTCATCGCGGCGGGCGGGGCCGCGTCGCTGCTGCAGACGGCACATCCCAAGGTCGCGCAGGGCGTGTACGACCACAGCTACACCGCCGACGACCCCGCGCGGCGGCTGCGCAACACCATGGGCTGGCTCTACGTCGTGCAGTTCGGGACGCGGGAGGAGGCCGAGACCCTCAGCGCGCTCGTCACCAAGGGGCACGAGTCCATCACCGGCCCCGGCTACGAGGCCAACGACCCAGAACTTCAGGTGTGGGTCGCGTCCACCCTGTTCGCCGTGGCGACGCAGTTCTACCAGGCGCTCTTCCGCCGGACGTTCACCGAGGCCGAGCTTGAGGAGTTCTACGGGCAGACCAAGGTCTACGCCACGATCCTGGGCTGCCCCGAGGGGCGGATGCCGGAGACCTACCGCGACTTCCGCGCCTACTACGCCGACATGCTCCACACCTTGGAGATCAGCGACGCGTCGCGGGCGGTCGCGGAGCAGGTGCTGCACCCGAAGCTGCCGGGCGGGCCGCTGAACGCGCCCGGCCTGATGATGATCCGGCTGCTCACCGCCGGGCTGATGCCGGCGCCGATCCGCGAGCAGTACGGGTGGACGTGGTCCCGGGCGCGGCAGGCGCGGTTCCGGCTCCTGCTGGCGGTGCTGTCGGCGGTGTACCCGCGGCTGCCGCAGCGGATCCGGACGCTGCCGCGCGAGTACTACCTGCACTCGACGCGCAGGATGCTGGCCAAGGTGAAGCGGAGGCCCGCGATCAGCGTGCGCGGCTGA
- a CDS encoding HAMP domain-containing sensor histidine kinase translates to MPRSPRRALERLWGRTSLRVKLIAGMLVLVTFGMTVMSAAGASVLRQYLVGRADDQLRSSVGRAIEQVIPQLRRGEVNIDVRIPSEMYGQVRTDDGHAVGQNPAWSETGHPKLPADLREHIDRPFTVRGTGGSQWRILAEPIPGGIIVLAFSMDEVDRTVQRLVVIDAIVGLLVLGVLVALGVWVVRASLRPLAAVEETAGAIAAGDLSRRVPQADPRTEMGRLGRSLNTMLGQIEAAFGARAESEAAARRSEEMALRSEERMRRFVADASHELRTPLTAIRGFAEFYRQGAARSPAELGRLIGRIEETASRMGLLVEDLLLLARLDRQRPIERRPVDLLAVAADSVQEARVLAPERKIDLSVEGGLAYQVRGDEPRLRQVLGNLLANAIAHTPEGTPVDVRLLPGTLRDGPAAVIAVADRGPGLSAEQAERVFERFYRADEARSRDYGGAGLGLAIVAALVAAHAGVVEADSTPGGGATFRVVLPLADD, encoded by the coding sequence ATGCCCCGGTCGCCGCGCCGCGCCCTGGAGCGGCTGTGGGGGCGGACGTCGCTGCGCGTCAAGCTGATCGCCGGGATGCTCGTGCTCGTCACGTTCGGGATGACGGTGATGAGCGCGGCGGGCGCGTCGGTGCTGCGCCAGTACCTGGTGGGCCGGGCCGACGACCAGCTGCGCAGCTCGGTGGGGCGGGCGATCGAGCAGGTCATCCCGCAGCTGCGGCGCGGCGAGGTCAACATCGACGTCCGCATTCCGAGCGAGATGTACGGGCAGGTCCGCACCGACGACGGCCACGCCGTGGGGCAGAACCCGGCGTGGAGCGAGACCGGCCACCCGAAGCTGCCGGCGGACCTGCGCGAGCACATCGACCGCCCGTTCACGGTGCGCGGCACCGGCGGCTCGCAGTGGCGGATCCTGGCCGAGCCGATCCCGGGCGGCATCATCGTCCTCGCGTTCAGCATGGACGAGGTGGACCGCACCGTGCAGCGGCTCGTGGTGATCGACGCGATCGTGGGGCTGCTGGTGCTCGGCGTGCTGGTCGCGCTCGGCGTGTGGGTCGTGCGGGCCAGCCTGCGCCCGCTCGCGGCGGTCGAGGAGACGGCGGGCGCGATCGCGGCCGGCGACCTGTCGCGCCGCGTCCCGCAGGCCGACCCGCGCACCGAGATGGGGCGGCTCGGCCGGTCGCTGAACACGATGCTGGGGCAGATCGAGGCGGCGTTCGGCGCGCGCGCCGAGTCGGAGGCGGCGGCGCGGCGCTCGGAGGAGATGGCGCTGCGCTCGGAGGAGCGGATGCGGCGGTTCGTCGCGGACGCCAGCCACGAGCTGCGCACCCCGCTGACCGCGATCCGCGGCTTCGCCGAGTTCTACCGGCAGGGCGCGGCCCGCAGCCCCGCCGAGCTGGGCCGGCTGATCGGCCGGATCGAGGAGACCGCGTCCCGGATGGGGCTGCTGGTGGAGGACCTGCTGCTGCTCGCCCGGCTGGACCGGCAGCGCCCGATCGAGCGGCGTCCGGTGGACCTGCTCGCGGTCGCGGCCGACTCCGTCCAGGAGGCGAGAGTTCTCGCGCCCGAGCGCAAGATAGACCTGTCGGTCGAGGGAGGGCTGGCGTACCAGGTGCGGGGGGACGAGCCGCGGCTGCGCCAGGTGCTCGGCAACCTGCTGGCCAACGCGATCGCGCACACCCCGGAGGGGACGCCGGTCGACGTCCGGCTGCTGCCCGGCACGCTGCGCGACGGGCCCGCCGCGGTCATCGCCGTCGCCGACCGGGGCCCCGGCCTGTCCGCCGAGCAGGCGGAACGGGTCTTCGAGCGGTTCTACCGGGCGGACGAGGCCCGCTCGCGCGACTACGGCGGCGCCGGTCTCGGCCTCGCCATCGTCGCCGCGCTCGTGGCCGCGCACGCGGGCGTCGTGGAGGCCGACTCCACGCCGGGCGGCGGCGCCACGTTCCGCGTCGTCCTCCCGCTGGCCGACGACTAG
- a CDS encoding S1C family serine protease, with protein sequence MNTDTGRPQPPPWEPGRPDVAAQGQWSWQDVPPPGTGAQEAAGPAAPGMLGTARRKLAAVGAAAALALGAGAGGAAVTLALTHENTVYASPTAVSGASSTSTTAQVAAAVQPSVVSIQAQTASGVSGGSGVILRSDGVILTNAHVVSGARQVAVKFSDGRTATAQVVGADSGADIAVIKAQGVSGLKPATLGDSDRLAVGDQVLAVGSPLGLEGSVTSGIVSALGREVQEGDSDQQLPPGLRGQLSQQEQTVIKNAIQTDAAINPGNSGGALVNSSGQVIGVNTAIATSGSSDGNIGVGFAIPIDSAKKTADEIIAGASV encoded by the coding sequence ATGAACACCGACACCGGACGGCCGCAGCCGCCACCATGGGAACCGGGGCGACCGGACGTCGCCGCGCAGGGGCAGTGGTCCTGGCAGGACGTCCCGCCGCCCGGCACGGGCGCTCAGGAGGCGGCCGGGCCGGCGGCTCCGGGGATGCTCGGCACGGCCCGGCGCAAGCTCGCGGCGGTGGGGGCCGCCGCGGCGCTGGCGCTCGGGGCGGGCGCTGGAGGCGCGGCGGTGACGCTGGCGCTGACGCACGAGAACACCGTCTACGCGAGCCCGACGGCGGTCTCGGGGGCCTCGTCCACCAGCACGACCGCGCAGGTGGCGGCCGCCGTCCAGCCGAGCGTGGTGTCGATCCAGGCGCAGACCGCGTCCGGCGTCTCCGGCGGGTCCGGCGTGATCCTGCGCTCGGACGGGGTGATCCTCACCAACGCGCACGTCGTGTCGGGCGCCCGGCAGGTCGCGGTGAAGTTCAGCGACGGCCGGACCGCGACGGCGCAGGTCGTCGGGGCCGACTCCGGCGCCGACATCGCCGTGATCAAGGCGCAGGGGGTGTCCGGCCTGAAGCCGGCGACGCTCGGCGACAGCGACCGGCTCGCCGTCGGCGACCAGGTCCTCGCCGTGGGCAGCCCGCTCGGCCTGGAGGGCTCGGTGACGTCCGGCATCGTCAGCGCGCTGGGCCGCGAGGTGCAGGAGGGCGACTCCGACCAGCAGCTCCCGCCGGGACTGCGCGGGCAGCTGTCCCAGCAGGAGCAGACCGTCATCAAGAACGCGATCCAGACGGACGCCGCGATCAACCCCGGCAACTCCGGCGGCGCCCTGGTGAACTCCTCGGGCCAGGTGATCGGCGTCAACACCGCCATCGCCACGTCCGGGAGCAGCGACGGGAACATCGGGGTCGGCTTCGCCATCCCGATCGACTCCGCCAAGAAGACCGCCGACGAGATCATCGCCGGCGCCTCGGTCTGA
- the arfB gene encoding alternative ribosome rescue aminoacyl-tRNA hydrolase ArfB yields MSAQIHVRGSVAIPETELSWRFSRSSGPGGQHVNTSATAAELSFDVANSPSLPEHLRARALDRLAGRLVRGVLTIRAEEYRSQQRNRDAARTRLATLLAEATAPPPKKRIPKKIPRGINERRLENKKRRSAVKRQRSTRWD; encoded by the coding sequence ATGTCCGCCCAGATCCACGTCCGCGGCTCGGTCGCCATCCCGGAGACCGAGCTCAGCTGGCGCTTCTCCCGCTCGTCGGGGCCGGGCGGGCAGCACGTCAACACCAGTGCCACCGCCGCCGAGCTCTCCTTCGACGTCGCGAACTCCCCGTCCCTCCCCGAGCACCTGCGCGCCCGCGCGCTCGACCGCCTGGCCGGACGGCTCGTCCGCGGCGTCCTCACGATCCGCGCCGAGGAGTACCGCTCCCAGCAGCGCAACCGCGACGCCGCCCGCACCCGGCTGGCGACCCTGCTGGCCGAGGCGACGGCGCCGCCGCCGAAGAAGCGCATCCCGAAGAAGATCCCGCGCGGCATCAACGAGCGCCGCCTGGAGAACAAGAAGCGCCGCTCCGCCGTCAAACGCCAGCGCTCCACCCGCTGGGACTGA